Below is a genomic region from Prolixibacteraceae bacterium.
GGCCAATGATGATATTAATATAATAAGACGTAGAGCTAATATTTCATCATACCCTGATGTGCCTAAAGATATGGAGCAAGCACTTTATAGAGTGTATAAAGAGAGACGTCTTGAACTCGCTTATGAGGGACATCGTAAATATGATGTTTTTCGAACAAAACAAGTGCTGGATAGACGTTATCCTGGTACTCATACACTTGGAACGAAAGATGCGGTACGTCTTGAAGTGGCTTTTGATGCGAATGAAACGGTATGTTATATTCCTCAGAGAGAGATTGATGCTTATCCCGTTCCATTGATACAAAATAAATAGATGTTAACTATCAATAGATGGGTTCTCAATATGTAATTCTGAAATAAAATAAATTTTTCATGATAAGTGAGGTTTGATCGTAAGATGATTATTTGATACCTCCATTTAGTTAGGAAAGAGCCTTAAGAAAAGAGGTCTAACTTTTAATCATTTGCTTTTTTTTCTGTAATTTTAAGCAAACCTCAAACTTTACTTATTATGAAAAGATTACGTTTAGAACTTGATTTTATTGAAATTGAACGTCGAAGGAAGCGGTGGAATTTATATTTTCTGATTGCTACTGAGGATCCTCAAGATGCACGTCAGACCGTTATTACCATTGCTCCGTCTCATCCTATTCGTCTTCATCCACGAGATGAGAATAGAATTGATTTTGAACCGAAAGGGGATGCTGGTGATTTGAACGGTTTGTTTATCTTAGAGCGCGATATGCCACAGGATGCTAGTATAAAAGCACGACTATGGGTGGTTCAGTGTCGCGATAGAAATCGTAATCTGGGTGAAGTGTTACAACAAGTTAGTGGCGCAGATAAGTCTGATCAGGTTATTTCAAACTTATTAGGTGGAGCGATGCCTTGGTATACAGTAGGCAAGTCGATTATGGATGTTGCAGATATTGTAGGGTCATTCTTTGAAAAGTCAAAAGATGCTAAGAAAGGTTTTGTAAGTATGGACCAAAGCTTTATTGGTTTGGATATGGAAGATGGTGAGTTTGATAGAACAAATCGATTATCTGGTTTCGGTGACATAGGCTGGACTTGGATCGTTTCATAGTTGGATGTCTTATTAAAATATATTATTTGAAGCGTGTGGAGTGTAGATTTAAATAGGAGATTCCTTTTGTTCTTTTTCCTATTATTAGGACATTGTGGCTGTATTAATCATGTCTATGGTATTTCGAATAACCTAATATTCGATGAGCATGTTGAAATGCATAAAGTTGTAAAAGAAGATAGCAGAAATGGTTATACTACTTACTTCTTTAATGGGGAGAATTCCTATATGTCGTTGCCGTTATTACATAGTGACGACTTTACTTTTATTACATGGATACAGCCTTTTGATTTGGTGAATAAGAATATGTCGATTGCAGGTATCCCTTCTCGATTTTGGTTTAGAACGACTCCAATGAGAACGTTGCAACTAACACAACCAGGTTTAGTGGATAACAATACCGCTATTTGTGATATGGATTCATATGGTTGGAGTCAAGTTGCGATGGTTGTATCAAAGCACTCAACAAGAGTTTATTTTAATGGAGTTGTGGTGGATAGTTTCAAAGTGAAGTCTCCTAAAAATAAAATTATTGATTCCCATCGTTTTATTATTGGTAAGGACTCTTGGAAAGACCATTTTCATGGGAAAATGAGAGGAATAGAGTTATATGATAGGGCATTAAATGATGATGAGGTAAAACAACAGTATAGGCCAATGGTATCCTCATTTCCTTATGTTGATAATTTGGTTGCGGTATTTCCATATTTTCACTATCAAGGAGGATTCTATGATGGAAGAAAAATGGAGCAGTCTTCTTTACGAAAAGAAAAAGATTCGTTAAGGGGTGATTATATTCTGTTTGATAAGTCTTCAAGTTATGCTAAGATAGATCCTCTTAAGGTTGATCGTGAGATTACAGCTTCTATGTGGATCTCGCCGCAAAGGGATGAAAAGAAGTATGATGCGTTGGTTTCTGTGGGACATGCTTTTGCTTTTCGTGTGAACCCGAGAGGTGCTTTATTATTTACTATTCCCCAAATTCGTGATTTTGCCTCGAAGAGAAATTTGATTAAAAACAATGAATGGCAACATGTGGCTTTTTCTTTTAAAGAGGGAGTTGGTGGAAAGATATATTATAATGGCATTGTTGTGAAAACATTTGAATGGGAGGCCTATAAGGATGTTCCCAAGTATCTTGAAATTGGTAGTTCTGCTTGGAATGATTCTTATATCGGAGCTATTGATGATCTTCTGATATGGAATAGATTATTGACCTCAAATGAGAT
It encodes:
- a CDS encoding helix-turn-helix domain-containing protein, yielding MHKVVKEDSRNGYTTYFFNGENSYMSLPLLHSDDFTFITWIQPFDLVNKNMSIAGIPSRFWFRTTPMRTLQLTQPGLVDNNTAICDMDSYGWSQVAMVVSKHSTRVYFNGVVVDSFKVKSPKNKIIDSHRFIIGKDSWKDHFHGKMRGIELYDRALNDDEVKQQYRPMVSSFPYVDNLVAVFPYFHYQGGFYDGRKMEQSSLRKEKDSLRGDYILFDKSSSYAKIDPLKVDREITASMWISPQRDEKKYDALVSVGHAFAFRVNPRGALLFTIPQIRDFASKRNLIKNNEWQHVAFSFKEGVGGKIYYNGIVVKTFEWEAYKDVPKYLEIGSSAWNDSYIGAIDDLLIWNRLLTSNEIKKVYRQSASTLESTFYVGSTRPRYIFALIVLLMFLGIIKVRKVQKDSIATLDNEQCERYNEQLLMVVRENLKNTSFTVNDFARDVGVSRTRLYQMTHDCFQVSPKVFIRNLRLDRAALLLETTDEPIYNILFDVGFESRASFNKSFKGRFLATPSEYRMQKRSC